A stretch of Enterobacter cloacae complex sp. ECNIH7 DNA encodes these proteins:
- the ycaR gene encoding protein YcaR — translation MDHRLLEIIACPVCNGKLYYSQDKQELICKLDSLAFPLRDGIPVLLENEARSLVAEESKP, via the coding sequence ATGGATCACCGTTTACTTGAAATTATTGCCTGCCCGGTATGCAACGGCAAACTCTACTACAGCCAGGACAAACAGGAGCTGATTTGCAAGCTGGACAGCCTGGCTTTCCCGCTGCGTGACGGCATTCCGGTACTGCTGGAAAATGAAGCTCGTTCCCTGGTGGCAGAAGAGAGCAAACCATGA
- the elyC gene encoding envelope biogenesis factor ElyC produces the protein MLFTLKKYIGGMMLPLPLLLIIIALGLALVWFSRFQKSGKTLITLGWLVLLLLSLQPVADGLLRPIENKYPTWQGKQKVAYIVVLGGGYTWDPDWAPSSNLINNSLPRLNEGIRLWLANPGSRMIFTGAAAKTNPVSTAEAGARVAESLGVPRSSIITLDSPKDTEEEAAAVKQAIGDAPFLLVTSASHLPRAMIFFEKQGLHPLPAPANQMAVDAPLNPWERAIPSPAWLMHSDRVGYETLGRLWQWLKGSSGEPGQQ, from the coding sequence ATGCTTTTTACCCTTAAGAAATACATTGGAGGGATGATGCTTCCCCTTCCGCTGCTGCTCATCATCATCGCGCTGGGGCTGGCGCTGGTGTGGTTCAGTCGCTTTCAGAAAAGTGGCAAAACGCTTATCACGCTCGGCTGGTTAGTCTTGCTGCTGCTAAGCCTGCAACCGGTCGCGGATGGTCTGCTACGCCCCATCGAAAACAAGTACCCGACATGGCAGGGAAAGCAGAAAGTGGCGTACATCGTGGTGCTGGGCGGCGGATATACCTGGGATCCTGACTGGGCCCCCAGTTCAAACCTGATCAACAACAGCCTGCCGCGGCTGAACGAAGGTATTCGCCTCTGGCTGGCGAATCCGGGATCAAGAATGATCTTCACCGGCGCGGCGGCCAAAACGAACCCGGTGAGCACGGCTGAAGCGGGCGCCAGGGTCGCGGAATCGCTCGGCGTACCGCGTTCTTCAATAATCACTCTCGACAGCCCAAAAGATACCGAAGAAGAGGCTGCCGCTGTGAAGCAGGCAATTGGCGATGCCCCGTTCTTACTGGTGACCTCCGCCTCACACTTGCCGCGCGCGATGATTTTCTTTGAGAAGCAAGGCCTGCACCCGCTTCCCGCGCCGGCAAACCAGATGGCAGTCGACGCGCCGCTCAACCCGTGGGAGCGGGCTATCCCCTCCCCGGCGTGGCTGATGCATAGCGACCGCGTCGGCTATGAGACGCTTGGACGCCTCTGGCAGTGGCTGAAAGGATCGTCAGGCGAGCCAGGGCAACAGTGA
- the msbA gene encoding lipid A ABC transporter ATP-binding protein/permease MsbA, translating to MHNDKDLSTWQTFRRLWPMIAPFKAGLIVAGVALILNAASDTFMLSLLKPLLDDGFGKTDRSVLLWMPLVVIGLMILRGITSYISSYCISWVSGKVVMTMRRRLFSHMMGMPVSFFDKQSTGTLLSRITYDSEQVASSSSSALITVVREGASIIGLFAMMFYYSWQLSIILIVLAPIVSIAIRVVSKRFRNISKNMQNTMGQVTTSAEQMLKGHKEVLIFGGQDVETKRFDKVSNKMRLQGMKMVSASSISDPIIQLIASLALAFVLYAASFPSVMETLTAGTITVVFSSMIALMRPLKSLTNVNAQFQRGMAACQTLFSILDSEQEKDEGTREIERARGDVEFRNVTFAYPGRETPALRNINLSIPAGKTVALVGRSGSGKSTIASLITRFYDINEGEILLDGHDLREYTLQSLRNQVALVSQNVHLFNDTVANNIAYARTDEYSREQIENAARMAYAMDFINKMDNGLDTIIGENGVLLSGGQRQRIAIARALLRDSPILILDEATSALDTESERAIQSALDELQKNRTSLVIAHRLSTIEQADEIVVVEDGIIVERGSHADLLEHRGVYAQLHKMQFGE from the coding sequence ATGCATAACGACAAAGATCTCTCCACGTGGCAAACCTTCCGCCGACTCTGGCCGATGATTGCACCCTTTAAAGCAGGCCTGATCGTGGCGGGTGTAGCGTTAATCCTCAACGCAGCCAGCGATACTTTTATGCTATCGCTCCTCAAACCGTTACTGGACGACGGTTTTGGTAAAACGGATCGCTCAGTGTTGCTATGGATGCCTCTGGTGGTTATCGGACTGATGATCTTACGCGGCATCACCAGCTATATTTCCAGCTACTGTATTTCCTGGGTATCAGGGAAAGTGGTGATGACCATGCGTCGTCGCCTGTTCAGCCACATGATGGGCATGCCGGTCTCGTTCTTTGACAAGCAGTCTACCGGGACGCTGCTGTCTCGTATTACCTACGATTCTGAGCAGGTTGCCTCCTCGTCCTCAAGCGCGCTGATCACCGTTGTGCGTGAGGGTGCGTCAATCATCGGCCTGTTCGCGATGATGTTCTATTACAGCTGGCAGCTGTCGATCATCCTTATCGTTCTGGCGCCGATAGTTTCTATTGCTATCCGCGTCGTCTCAAAGCGCTTCCGCAATATCAGTAAGAATATGCAGAACACGATGGGGCAGGTGACGACCAGCGCGGAACAGATGCTGAAAGGGCATAAAGAAGTTCTGATTTTTGGCGGTCAGGACGTCGAAACCAAACGCTTTGATAAAGTCAGTAACAAAATGCGTCTGCAGGGGATGAAAATGGTCTCGGCCTCTTCCATCTCTGACCCGATTATTCAGCTGATTGCCTCCCTGGCGCTGGCATTCGTCCTGTATGCAGCAAGCTTCCCAAGCGTGATGGAGACGCTGACGGCGGGTACCATTACCGTGGTCTTCTCCTCGATGATCGCCCTGATGCGTCCGCTGAAATCCCTGACGAACGTGAACGCTCAGTTCCAGCGCGGGATGGCCGCCTGTCAGACGCTGTTCAGCATTCTGGATTCCGAACAGGAAAAAGATGAAGGTACACGCGAGATTGAGCGCGCCCGTGGCGACGTTGAATTCCGCAATGTCACTTTCGCCTATCCTGGACGTGAAACGCCGGCGCTGCGTAATATCAACCTGTCCATTCCGGCGGGTAAAACCGTGGCGCTGGTGGGCCGTTCCGGCTCGGGTAAATCAACTATTGCCAGCCTGATCACCCGTTTCTACGATATTAACGAAGGTGAGATCCTCCTGGACGGTCATGATCTGCGGGAATATACCCTGCAGTCGCTGCGTAACCAGGTGGCGCTGGTCTCCCAGAACGTGCACCTGTTCAACGATACTGTGGCAAACAACATTGCGTATGCGCGCACGGATGAATACAGCCGCGAGCAGATTGAGAATGCCGCGCGTATGGCCTACGCAATGGACTTTATCAACAAGATGGATAACGGTCTGGATACGATAATCGGTGAGAACGGGGTGCTGCTCTCCGGCGGTCAGCGTCAGCGTATCGCCATTGCGCGTGCGCTGCTGCGCGATAGCCCAATTCTGATTCTGGACGAAGCGACCTCCGCGCTGGATACGGAATCTGAACGCGCTATTCAGTCTGCGCTGGATGAGCTGCAAAAGAACCGTACCTCGCTGGTGATTGCGCACCGTCTGTCGACTATCGAGCAGGCTGACGAAATCGTCGTGGTTGAAGACGGCATCATTGTTGAACGCGGAAGCCATGCTGATTTGCTGGAACACCGCGGCGTTTACGCCCAGCTTCATAAGATGCAGTTTGGCGAATGA
- a CDS encoding ComEC family protein — protein sequence MGIPALSVCVILAIAPLLWLPELPSRHTVWIMIVGGVVLAARRNVRLKYAGLTLLFCVWGILAAKESVWSMQHLTTGAVQAEVAITATDGATQHQGNILRVDGKRSWASTGITLYGNYLPQKACAGQRWSMTLRLRPAHGELNDGGYDSQRSAFARHQTLSGRFTRAELVDGRCSLRAQYLMSLQNRLSAYRWGAVILGLGMGERLDVPREIQDLMRETGTLHLMAISGLHIALAASLAWLLARGLQFLLPSHRIHWQMPLLAGLCFAAFYAWLTGLQPPALRTVIALAVLAMLRIAARQWSPWQVWGGCIAAILISDPLAILSQSLLLSAFAVAALIFWFQWLPLPGWHRVRRLRPLLNLIYLQVGMLMLLMPLQVLIFHGFSISSLVANLFAIPLVTFVSVPLILLGMLLHLLPLAAPESVVWFAANKSLAGLFWLLMRLPDGWQSVDQRWQYMTLLPWLIIIGWRFRAWKTLPAVCLAGSVLLTFPLWRTEKSDSWTLHMLDVGQGLAMVVERQGKAILYDTGLAWPGGDSAQRLIIPWLRWHHLRPEGVILSHEHLDHAGGLASLQKAWPDVWVRSPLRQAGHRPCFRGQRWKWQGLSFTVHWPPENYPAQGNNHSCVVKVDDGGQSVLLTGDIEAQAEQAMLSHYWRYLTSTLIQVPHHGSNTSSSLPLVQRVEGQIALDSAARYNAWRFPSAKVVRRYRKEGYIWHDTPHSGQISVTFSQHHWQIRRLREQFLPVWYHQWFGEPVDNG from the coding sequence ATGGGAATTCCCGCGCTTAGCGTCTGCGTCATTCTGGCAATAGCCCCGTTACTCTGGTTACCTGAACTGCCATCACGTCATACCGTGTGGATAATGATTGTTGGCGGGGTCGTGCTGGCCGCACGGCGAAACGTGCGACTGAAGTATGCGGGTCTCACGCTGTTATTTTGCGTGTGGGGTATTTTAGCTGCGAAGGAGAGCGTCTGGTCGATGCAGCATTTAACCACGGGGGCCGTGCAGGCTGAGGTAGCGATCACCGCCACAGATGGCGCAACGCAGCATCAGGGAAACATTCTTCGCGTTGATGGCAAGCGCAGCTGGGCCTCTACCGGCATAACGCTTTATGGCAATTATCTGCCACAGAAAGCGTGTGCCGGTCAGCGCTGGAGCATGACGCTCAGGCTCAGGCCTGCCCATGGCGAACTGAACGACGGCGGTTATGATTCCCAGCGCAGCGCTTTTGCCCGGCACCAAACGCTGAGCGGGCGTTTCACCCGTGCGGAACTCGTCGATGGACGCTGCAGCCTGCGAGCGCAATATCTCATGTCACTGCAAAACCGCCTTTCTGCTTACCGATGGGGGGCAGTTATCCTCGGACTGGGAATGGGTGAACGTCTGGATGTGCCCCGGGAAATACAAGACCTGATGCGTGAAACCGGGACGCTGCATCTGATGGCGATTTCGGGACTGCATATCGCGCTGGCGGCATCCCTCGCCTGGTTACTCGCACGTGGGCTACAGTTTTTATTACCCAGCCACCGTATCCACTGGCAAATGCCTCTTCTGGCCGGGTTATGCTTTGCCGCTTTCTACGCCTGGCTTACCGGTCTGCAACCTCCTGCGCTACGCACGGTCATCGCGCTTGCTGTGCTTGCAATGTTGCGGATCGCTGCCAGGCAATGGTCTCCATGGCAGGTATGGGGGGGCTGTATCGCAGCGATCCTGATAAGCGATCCCTTAGCCATACTCTCGCAGAGTCTGCTTTTGTCTGCATTTGCTGTCGCCGCGCTGATTTTCTGGTTTCAGTGGCTGCCTCTTCCTGGCTGGCACCGGGTACGACGTCTACGGCCGCTGCTGAACCTGATCTATCTTCAGGTCGGCATGCTGATGCTGCTGATGCCGCTACAGGTTCTGATTTTCCATGGATTCAGCATCTCCTCCCTGGTCGCGAATCTCTTCGCCATTCCCCTGGTGACGTTTGTCTCCGTGCCGCTGATCCTGCTCGGCATGCTGCTTCATCTGCTGCCGCTGGCGGCACCTGAAAGCGTTGTCTGGTTCGCAGCCAATAAGTCACTTGCGGGGCTGTTCTGGCTCCTCATGCGCCTGCCTGACGGCTGGCAGAGTGTCGATCAACGCTGGCAGTACATGACGCTACTGCCCTGGCTTATCATCATTGGCTGGCGCTTTCGTGCCTGGAAAACCCTTCCTGCCGTTTGTCTTGCAGGAAGTGTTTTACTGACATTTCCTCTGTGGCGAACGGAAAAAAGCGACAGCTGGACGCTGCATATGCTGGATGTAGGGCAGGGGCTGGCGATGGTCGTTGAACGGCAGGGGAAAGCCATTCTCTATGATACCGGGCTTGCCTGGCCGGGCGGGGATAGCGCTCAGCGGTTAATTATCCCGTGGCTTCGCTGGCATCACCTGCGGCCTGAAGGCGTTATTCTCAGTCATGAACACCTCGACCATGCGGGAGGACTCGCATCGTTGCAAAAAGCGTGGCCGGACGTGTGGGTAAGAAGCCCATTGCGCCAGGCGGGACATCGGCCCTGTTTTCGTGGGCAGAGATGGAAATGGCAGGGACTCTCCTTCACCGTACACTGGCCCCCCGAAAATTACCCAGCTCAGGGAAATAACCATTCCTGCGTGGTAAAGGTGGACGACGGTGGGCAGAGCGTTCTGCTAACGGGGGACATTGAAGCGCAAGCGGAACAGGCTATGCTTAGCCATTACTGGCGTTATCTGACGTCCACGCTTATACAGGTGCCCCATCATGGCAGCAATACTTCGTCGTCATTGCCGCTGGTACAGCGGGTGGAAGGTCAGATCGCCCTGGATTCCGCGGCCCGCTATAACGCATGGCGATTCCCGTCGGCAAAAGTTGTCCGACGCTATCGAAAAGAGGGGTACATCTGGCACGATACCCCTCATTCTGGACAAATATCGGTGACATTCTCGCAACATCACTGGCAAATCCGGCGCTTGCGAGAGCAATTTTTACCCGTTTGGTATCATCAGTGGTTTGGCGAGCCCGTCGATAACGGGTAG
- the cmoM gene encoding tRNA uridine 5-oxyacetic acid(34) methyltransferase CmoM, with amino-acid sequence MRDRNFDDIAEKFSRNIYGTTKGQLRQTILWQDLDTILATFGGQTLRVLDAGGGEGQTAIKMAERGHHVTLCDLSAEMVARATRAAEEKGVSDNMHFIQCAAQDIAQHLETQVDLILFHAVLEWVADPQSVLQTLWSMLRPGGTLSLMFYNANGFLMHNMVAGNFDYVQVGMPKKKKRTLSPDYPRDPQQVYGWLEAIGWQIVGKTGVRVFHDYLREKHKQRDCFDTLTELETRYCRQEPFISLGRYIHVTAHKPQMQG; translated from the coding sequence ATGCGGGATCGCAATTTTGATGACATCGCGGAAAAGTTTTCGCGCAACATTTATGGCACCACGAAAGGGCAGCTCCGTCAGACGATCCTCTGGCAGGATCTGGACACCATTCTGGCTACCTTTGGTGGGCAAACGTTGCGCGTGCTGGACGCCGGTGGCGGTGAAGGGCAGACGGCGATAAAAATGGCCGAGCGCGGTCATCACGTCACGCTTTGCGATCTTTCTGCTGAAATGGTCGCCCGCGCGACGCGTGCTGCAGAAGAGAAAGGTGTGAGCGACAACATGCATTTCATACAATGCGCCGCTCAGGACATCGCACAGCATTTGGAAACCCAGGTTGATCTGATATTGTTTCATGCGGTGCTGGAGTGGGTTGCCGATCCGCAAAGCGTGTTACAAACCCTGTGGTCGATGTTGCGCCCGGGCGGCACGCTTTCGCTGATGTTCTACAATGCTAACGGCTTTCTGATGCACAACATGGTTGCAGGAAACTTCGACTATGTTCAGGTCGGGATGCCCAAAAAGAAAAAGCGCACGCTTTCCCCGGACTATCCGCGCGATCCACAGCAGGTTTATGGCTGGCTGGAAGCGATTGGCTGGCAGATAGTCGGGAAGACGGGCGTCAGGGTGTTTCATGATTATCTGCGTGAAAAACACAAACAGCGTGACTGTTTTGACACCTTAACAGAATTAGAAACGCGGTATTGCCGTCAGGAGCCTTTTATCAGCCTTGGCCGCTATATTCACGTCACCGCGCACAAGCCGCAGATGCAAGGATAA
- the kdsB gene encoding 3-deoxy-manno-octulosonate cytidylyltransferase codes for MSFVVIIPARYASTRLPGKPLVDINGKPMIVHVLERARESGADRVIVATDHPDVARAVEAAGGEVCMTRADHQSGTERLAEVVEKCGFSDDTVIVNVQGDEPMIPAVIIRQVAENLAQRQVGMATLAVPIHHAEEAFNPNAVKVVMDAEGYALYFSRATIPWDRDRFALSKETIGDTFLRHIGIYGYRAGFIRRYVTWAPSPLEHIEMLEQLRVLWYGEKIHVAVASEVPGTGVDTPEDLERVRAELR; via the coding sequence ATGAGTTTTGTTGTCATTATTCCTGCGCGTTATGCTTCAACGCGTCTGCCTGGTAAACCGCTGGTGGATATCAACGGCAAGCCGATGATTGTGCATGTTCTTGAGCGTGCGCGTGAATCCGGTGCCGATCGCGTGATTGTTGCTACCGATCATCCTGACGTCGCCCGAGCGGTTGAGGCAGCAGGCGGTGAGGTATGCATGACCCGCGCCGATCACCAGTCCGGCACCGAGCGTCTGGCGGAAGTGGTTGAGAAATGTGGTTTCAGTGATGATACGGTCATCGTTAACGTGCAGGGTGACGAGCCAATGATCCCGGCGGTGATTATCCGTCAGGTTGCAGAAAACCTGGCTCAGCGTCAGGTTGGTATGGCGACGCTCGCGGTGCCTATTCACCACGCCGAAGAGGCATTCAATCCGAATGCCGTGAAGGTGGTCATGGATGCCGAAGGCTATGCGCTCTATTTCTCGCGCGCCACCATTCCGTGGGATCGCGATCGCTTTGCGCTCTCTAAAGAGACCATCGGCGATACTTTCCTGCGTCATATTGGGATCTACGGCTATCGGGCCGGTTTTATTCGTCGATATGTTACCTGGGCGCCGAGTCCGCTGGAGCATATCGAAATGCTGGAGCAGCTTCGCGTGCTCTGGTATGGCGAAAAAATTCACGTTGCCGTTGCCAGCGAAGTGCCTGGAACGGGCGTTGATACGCCGGAAGATCTTGAGCGCGTTCGCGCCGAGTTGCGTTAA
- a CDS encoding YcbJ family phosphotransferase, giving the protein MEQLRAELSHLLGEKLSRVECVSEKADTALWSLYDSQGNPMPLMARSFTSPGVARQLAWKMSMLAREGTVRMPTVYGVMTHEEHPGPDVLLIERLRGVPVEAPARTPERWEQLKDQIVEALLAWHRQDSRGLVGPVDSTQENLWPLWYRQRVEVLWGTLNQFNNTGLTMQDKRILFRTRECLPALFDGFNDNCVLIHGNFTLRSMLKDARSDQLLAMLGPGIMLWAPREYELFRLSDSGAAEGLLWHYLQRAPVAEAFLWRRWLYLLWDEVAQLVNTGRFNRANFDLATKSLLPWLA; this is encoded by the coding sequence ATGGAACAGCTGCGTGCCGAACTTAGCCATCTGCTGGGTGAGAAATTAAGCCGGGTCGAATGCGTGAGTGAAAAGGCCGATACCGCGCTTTGGTCGTTGTATGACAGTCAGGGCAACCCAATGCCGCTGATGGCCAGAAGTTTCACCTCGCCGGGCGTTGCCAGGCAGCTGGCATGGAAAATGTCGATGCTGGCGCGGGAGGGAACCGTCCGTATGCCGACGGTGTACGGCGTGATGACCCACGAGGAACACCCCGGCCCGGACGTGCTGCTGATTGAGCGTTTACGCGGCGTGCCCGTTGAAGCGCCCGCGCGCACGCCGGAACGCTGGGAGCAGTTAAAAGACCAGATTGTCGAGGCGCTACTGGCCTGGCATCGTCAGGATAGCCGCGGGCTTGTCGGTCCGGTCGACAGCACTCAGGAAAACCTGTGGCCGCTGTGGTATCGCCAGCGGGTGGAAGTGCTGTGGGGAACGCTTAACCAGTTCAACAATACCGGTTTAACCATGCAGGACAAACGTATTCTGTTTCGCACCCGCGAGTGCTTACCGGCGCTGTTCGACGGTTTTAATGACAACTGCGTGCTGATCCACGGTAATTTCACCCTGCGCAGCATGCTCAAAGATGCCCGCAGCGATCAGCTTCTGGCGATGCTCGGGCCGGGGATCATGCTCTGGGCTCCGCGCGAATATGAGCTCTTCAGGCTCAGCGACAGCGGGGCGGCGGAAGGTTTACTGTGGCATTACCTTCAGCGCGCCCCTGTTGCGGAAGCATTTCTCTGGCGGCGCTGGCTCTACCTGCTCTGGGACGAAGTCGCGCAGCTGGTGAACACCGGACGTTTTAATCGCGCAAACTTCGATCTGGCAACAAAATCACTGTTGCCCTGGCTCGCCTGA
- the ihfB gene encoding integration host factor subunit beta, whose amino-acid sequence MTKSELIERLASQQPHIPAKAVEDAVKEMLEHMASTLAQGERIEIRGFGSFSLHYRAPRTGRNPKTGDKVELEGKYVPHFKPGKELRDRANIYGN is encoded by the coding sequence ATGACCAAGTCAGAATTGATTGAAAGACTTGCCAGTCAGCAACCGCATATCCCTGCCAAGGCAGTGGAAGATGCCGTAAAAGAGATGCTGGAGCATATGGCCTCCACTCTTGCCCAGGGCGAGCGCATTGAAATCCGCGGTTTCGGTAGTTTTTCTCTGCACTATCGTGCTCCACGTACCGGGCGTAACCCGAAAACTGGCGATAAAGTCGAGCTGGAAGGCAAGTACGTTCCACACTTTAAGCCGGGTAAAGAACTGCGCGATCGCGCCAATATTTACGGCAACTGA
- a CDS encoding winged helix-turn-helix domain-containing protein yields MSLPQLSLSAARHLHLATQGLLKKPRRRAQPADILSTVQRMSLLQIDTINIVARSPYLVLFSRLGNYPSQWLDEALSKGELMEYWAHEACFLPRSDFALVRHRMLAPEKMGWKYRQAWMLEHAAEIEQLIAHIQDNGPVRSADFEHPRKGTSGWWEWKPHKRHLEGLFTSGKVMVIERRNFQRVYDLTHRVMPHWDDERDLLTQEAAEAIMLENSARSLGIFRPQWLADYYRLRQPALKPLLDIWQREQRVIPVTVETLGEMWLHADLLPLLPLAQEGKLQATHSAVLSPFDPVVWDRKRAEQLFDFSYRLECYTPAPKRQYGYFVLPLLHKGQLVGRMDAKMYRKTGTLEIIALYLEEGVRVTASLEKGLTSAISEFARWQGARDVTLGRVPDGLFTSCRSGWETGTP; encoded by the coding sequence ATGTCTTTACCGCAACTCTCGCTTTCAGCCGCACGTCATTTACACCTTGCCACGCAGGGGCTGCTTAAAAAGCCCCGCCGCCGCGCGCAGCCTGCCGATATTCTCTCGACCGTCCAGCGCATGTCGCTGCTTCAAATCGACACCATTAACATCGTGGCCCGTAGCCCTTACCTGGTGCTGTTTAGCCGTCTGGGGAATTATCCTTCGCAGTGGCTGGATGAGGCGCTCAGCAAGGGGGAGCTAATGGAGTACTGGGCGCACGAAGCCTGCTTCCTCCCCCGCAGCGATTTTGCCCTGGTTCGCCACCGTATGCTTGCTCCGGAAAAGATGGGCTGGAAATACCGTCAGGCGTGGATGCTGGAACATGCGGCCGAAATTGAGCAGCTAATCGCGCATATTCAGGATAACGGTCCCGTACGCTCCGCCGATTTTGAACACCCGCGCAAAGGCACCAGCGGCTGGTGGGAGTGGAAACCACATAAGCGTCATCTCGAAGGGCTGTTTACCTCAGGCAAAGTCATGGTGATTGAGCGGCGTAATTTTCAGCGCGTGTACGACCTGACGCATCGCGTGATGCCGCACTGGGACGACGAGCGTGACCTGCTTACCCAGGAGGCGGCCGAGGCCATCATGCTCGAAAACAGCGCCCGCAGCCTGGGGATTTTCCGCCCGCAATGGCTGGCAGATTACTATCGCCTTCGCCAGCCCGCGTTGAAACCGCTGCTGGACATCTGGCAACGCGAACAGCGCGTCATCCCGGTCACGGTGGAAACGCTGGGCGAAATGTGGCTGCATGCGGATCTCCTCCCGCTACTGCCTCTGGCCCAGGAGGGGAAACTTCAGGCAACCCACAGTGCGGTGTTGTCGCCTTTCGACCCGGTCGTCTGGGACAGAAAACGCGCCGAGCAGCTGTTCGACTTTAGCTACCGGCTGGAATGTTATACCCCGGCGCCAAAGCGCCAGTATGGTTACTTTGTACTCCCGCTGCTGCATAAGGGGCAACTGGTCGGGCGTATGGACGCCAAAATGTACCGCAAGACCGGCACGCTTGAAATCATTGCGCTTTATCTGGAAGAGGGCGTCAGGGTGACGGCGAGCCTGGAAAAAGGGTTAACGTCCGCCATTAGCGAATTCGCGCGCTGGCAGGGTGCCCGCGACGTGACGCTGGGTAGGGTGCCCGACGGGCTGTTTACATCCTGTCGAAGTGGCTGGGAAACAGGCACTCCCTGA
- the lpxK gene encoding tetraacyldisaccharide 4'-kinase → MIARIWSGESPLWLLLLPLSWLYGLVSGIIRLLYRLGLKRAWHAPVPVVVVGNLTAGGNGKTPVVIWLVEQLQKRGIHPGVVSRGYGGKAGRYPLLLTAETTTAEAGDEPVLIFQRTGAPVAVSPVRSDAVQALLAEHAVQIIITDDGLQHYALARDKEIVVIDGVRRFGNGWWLPAGPMRERASRLKSVDAVIVNGGEAKAGEIPMYLQPGLAINLVTGERRSVAELPSLVAMAGIGHPPRFFATLEQCGARLEKRVPLADHQALVEGQVDALTVPGQSLIMTEKDAVKCRAFAKENWWYLPVDAELSGEQPERLLKELIALVK, encoded by the coding sequence ATGATTGCACGCATCTGGTCCGGTGAATCCCCGCTGTGGCTCCTGCTTTTGCCGCTCTCCTGGCTATACGGCCTGGTGAGCGGCATTATCCGTCTGCTTTACCGTCTGGGGCTGAAGCGTGCCTGGCACGCGCCGGTTCCGGTGGTGGTGGTCGGTAATCTTACGGCGGGCGGCAACGGTAAAACGCCGGTGGTGATCTGGCTGGTGGAGCAATTGCAAAAACGCGGTATCCACCCGGGGGTGGTATCGCGCGGATATGGTGGTAAAGCGGGGCGTTATCCGCTGCTGCTGACGGCGGAAACCACGACTGCCGAAGCGGGTGATGAGCCGGTATTGATTTTCCAGCGTACCGGCGCGCCGGTTGCGGTCTCCCCGGTGCGCAGCGACGCCGTTCAGGCACTGCTTGCCGAACATGCGGTACAAATCATTATCACTGACGATGGCCTGCAGCATTACGCCCTGGCGCGTGATAAAGAAATTGTGGTGATCGACGGGGTCCGCCGTTTCGGTAACGGCTGGTGGCTGCCGGCCGGACCCATGCGCGAACGCGCTTCGCGCCTTAAGTCCGTTGATGCGGTGATTGTGAACGGTGGTGAGGCAAAAGCGGGTGAAATCCCGATGTACCTGCAGCCGGGCTTGGCGATCAACCTGGTGACGGGTGAGCGCCGGTCGGTTGCTGAGCTGCCTTCACTGGTGGCGATGGCGGGGATTGGCCATCCGCCGCGCTTCTTCGCGACGCTGGAACAGTGTGGTGCCCGGCTGGAAAAACGCGTTCCGCTGGCCGACCACCAGGCGCTGGTGGAAGGGCAGGTAGACGCCCTGACCGTACCCGGGCAGTCGCTGATCATGACCGAAAAAGATGCGGTGAAATGCCGTGCCTTTGCGAAAGAAAACTGGTGGTATCTGCCGGTTGACGCTGAACTCAGCGGCGAGCAGCCGGAACGTTTGCTCAAGGAACTGATTGCGTTGGTGAAATAA